Proteins encoded within one genomic window of Bacillus thuringiensis:
- the purB gene encoding adenylosuccinate lyase has translation MISRYTRPEMGAIWTEENKFKAWLEVEILACEAWAELGDIPKEDVKKIREHASFDIDRIYEIEKETRHDVVAFTRAVSETPALGEERKWVHYGLTSTDVVDTALSYILKQANEIILKDLENFVSILANKAKEHKYTIMMGRTHGVHAEPTTFGLKLGLWYEEMKRNVERFKQAADTVRVGKLSGAVGTYANIDPFVEKFVCENLGLEAAPISTQTLQRDRHAHYMSTLALIATSIEKMAVEIRGLQKSETREVEEAFAKGQKGSSAMPHKRNPIGSENMTGLARVIRGYMMTAYENVPLWHERDISHSSAERVILPDATIALNYMLNRFGNIVKNLTVYPENMKRNMTRTYGLIYSQRVMLTLIDKGMVREEAYDIVQPKAMEAWETQVQFKELVEADERITSKLTQEEINECFNYEHHMQHVDTIFERLGLNEA, from the coding sequence ATGATTAGTCGTTATACACGCCCAGAAATGGGTGCAATTTGGACGGAAGAAAACAAATTTAAAGCATGGTTAGAGGTTGAGATTTTAGCTTGTGAAGCATGGGCTGAGCTTGGCGATATTCCAAAAGAAGATGTTAAAAAAATTCGTGAGCATGCATCATTTGATATTGATCGTATTTATGAAATTGAAAAAGAGACACGTCATGACGTAGTTGCATTCACTCGTGCTGTATCAGAAACACCAGCATTAGGTGAGGAACGTAAATGGGTTCATTACGGTTTAACATCTACAGACGTAGTAGATACAGCGTTATCTTACATCTTAAAACAAGCGAATGAAATCATATTAAAAGACTTAGAAAACTTTGTAAGCATTTTAGCTAACAAAGCGAAAGAGCATAAATACACGATCATGATGGGAAGAACACATGGTGTTCATGCAGAACCAACAACATTTGGTTTAAAACTAGGTCTTTGGTATGAAGAAATGAAACGTAACGTAGAGCGTTTCAAACAAGCTGCTGATACAGTTCGAGTTGGTAAACTATCTGGTGCGGTTGGTACATACGCGAATATTGATCCATTCGTAGAAAAATTTGTTTGCGAAAACTTAGGATTAGAAGCAGCGCCAATTTCAACACAAACATTGCAACGTGATCGCCATGCTCATTACATGTCAACACTTGCATTAATCGCAACATCTATCGAAAAGATGGCAGTTGAGATTCGTGGTTTACAAAAGAGTGAAACACGTGAAGTTGAAGAAGCTTTCGCAAAAGGTCAAAAAGGTTCTTCTGCAATGCCACATAAGCGTAATCCAATTGGATCTGAAAATATGACTGGTTTAGCTCGTGTTATCCGCGGTTATATGATGACAGCTTATGAAAATGTTCCATTATGGCATGAGCGTGATATTTCTCACTCTTCAGCAGAACGCGTAATTTTACCAGATGCTACAATCGCATTAAATTACATGCTAAATCGCTTTGGCAATATCGTTAAAAACTTAACTGTATACCCAGAGAATATGAAACGCAATATGACAAGAACATACGGCTTAATTTATTCTCAGCGCGTAATGCTTACGTTAATCGACAAAGGTATGGTACGTGAAGAAGCTTACGATATCGTACAGCCTAAAGCGATGGAAGCTTGGGAAACACAAGTACAATTTAAAGAACTTGTAGAAGCAGATGAGCGTATCACAAGCAAATTAACACAAGAAGAAATTAATGAATGCTTCAACTATGAGCATCATATGCAACACGTTGATACAATCTTTGAACGCCTTGGATTAAACGAAGCGTAA
- the purC gene encoding phosphoribosylaminoimidazolesuccinocarboxamide synthase, whose translation MQKLELLYEGKAKRIYRTESADMVWVEYKDSATAFNGEKKETITGKGRLNNEITTLLFRKLQEVGIKTHFVEKLSETEQLVKKVSIIPLEVVTRNVIAGSLSKRLGMEEGTVLAEPIVEFYFKDDDLGDPLVTEDHIRVLNVASPEQVSVLRDMALQINQVLIDHFASCRVRLVDFKLEFGVTDEGEIILADEISPDTCRLWDETSNEKFDKDVFRRDLGNLTDAYEEILKRLGGISHV comes from the coding sequence ATGCAAAAGCTAGAATTGCTGTATGAAGGTAAGGCAAAAAGAATTTATCGTACAGAATCAGCAGATATGGTTTGGGTAGAGTACAAAGATAGTGCGACTGCTTTCAATGGGGAGAAAAAAGAGACGATTACAGGAAAAGGTCGTTTGAACAATGAGATTACAACTTTATTGTTCAGAAAGTTACAAGAAGTAGGAATTAAAACACACTTTGTTGAGAAGCTATCTGAAACAGAACAACTTGTTAAAAAAGTGAGTATTATTCCTTTAGAAGTTGTCACAAGAAATGTAATTGCAGGAAGTCTTTCAAAACGATTAGGAATGGAAGAGGGAACTGTACTTGCAGAACCAATCGTAGAATTTTACTTCAAAGATGATGATTTAGGAGATCCGCTTGTAACGGAAGATCATATTCGTGTATTAAACGTTGCATCGCCAGAGCAAGTAAGCGTATTACGAGATATGGCTCTACAAATCAATCAAGTGTTGATTGATCATTTCGCAAGCTGTCGTGTAAGATTAGTAGATTTCAAATTAGAGTTTGGTGTAACGGATGAAGGAGAAATCATTTTAGCAGATGAAATTTCACCAGATACTTGCCGTTTATGGGATGAAACGAGCAATGAAAAGTTTGATAAAGACGTATTCCGTCGTGATCTTGGAAATTTAACAGATGCTTATGAAGAGATTTTAAAACGTTTAGGGGGAATTTCACATGTATAA
- the purS gene encoding phosphoribosylformylglycinamidine synthase subunit PurS — translation MYKVKVYVTLRESVLDPQGTAVKGALHSLSFTEVQDVRIGKYMELTIDKSVSDLDAKIKEMCEKLLANVVMEDFRYEVEEVVAQ, via the coding sequence ATGTATAAAGTTAAGGTATATGTAACGTTAAGAGAAAGCGTATTAGATCCACAAGGAACAGCAGTAAAAGGAGCACTTCATAGTCTTTCGTTCACAGAAGTACAAGATGTTCGAATCGGAAAGTACATGGAACTAACGATTGATAAATCAGTATCTGATCTTGACGCAAAGATAAAGGAAATGTGTGAAAAACTATTAGCAAACGTTGTAATGGAAGACTTCCGTTATGAAGTTGAGGAGGTTGTCGCACAGTGA
- the purQ gene encoding phosphoribosylformylglycinamidine synthase subunit PurQ codes for MKFAVIVFPGSNCDVDMFHAIKDELGEEVDYVWHDTENLDEYDAILLPGGFSYGDYLRCGAISRFANAMKAVQKAAEQGKPILGVCNGFQILVESGLLPGALMRNENLKFMCRTVQLRVENNETMFTSQYEKDEVINIPIAHGEGNYYCDEETLKRLEENNQIAFRYVENPNGSVSDIAGIVNEKGNVLGMMPHPERAVDELLGGAEGLKVFQSILKQWRETYVVNA; via the coding sequence GTGAAATTTGCAGTAATAGTATTTCCGGGTTCGAACTGTGATGTCGATATGTTCCATGCAATTAAAGATGAGCTTGGCGAAGAAGTAGATTACGTTTGGCACGATACAGAGAATTTAGATGAATATGATGCAATTCTATTACCAGGTGGATTCTCTTACGGTGACTACTTACGCTGCGGTGCTATTTCTCGCTTTGCGAATGCAATGAAAGCAGTGCAAAAAGCTGCTGAGCAAGGAAAGCCGATTTTAGGTGTATGTAATGGATTCCAGATTCTTGTTGAGTCAGGATTACTACCAGGAGCATTAATGAGAAACGAAAACTTAAAATTTATGTGTCGCACTGTTCAGTTACGCGTTGAAAATAATGAAACGATGTTTACATCACAATATGAAAAAGATGAAGTAATCAATATTCCAATCGCACATGGTGAAGGGAATTACTATTGTGATGAAGAGACTCTTAAAAGATTAGAAGAGAATAATCAAATCGCATTCCGTTACGTAGAAAACCCTAATGGAAGCGTTTCAGATATTGCTGGTATTGTAAACGAAAAAGGAAATGTACTTGGTATGATGCCACACCCAGAGCGTGCTGTAGATGAATTACTTGGCGGTGCTGAAGGGTTAAAAGTCTTTCAATCTATCTTAAAACAGTGGAGGGAAACATATGTCGTTAATGCTTGA
- the purL gene encoding phosphoribosylformylglycinamidine synthase II, with amino-acid sequence MSLMLEPNPTQIKEERIYAEMGLTDEEFAMVEKILGRLPNYTETGLFSVMWSEHCSYKNSKPVLRKFPTTGERVLQGPGEGAGIVDIGDNQAVVFKMESHNHPSAIEPYQGAATGVGGIIRDVFSMGARPVALLNSLRFGELQSPRVKYLFEEVVAGIAGYGNCIGIPTVGGEVQFDPCYEGNPLVNAMCVGLINHEDIKKGQAHGAGNTVMYVGASTGRDGIHGATFASEELSESSEAKRPAVQVGDPFMEKLLIEACLELIQSDALVGIQDMGAAGLTSSSAEMASKAGMGIEMYLDDVPQRETGMTPYEMMLSESQERMLIVVKKGREQEIVDLFEKYGLAAVTMGKVTEDKMLRLFHKGEKVAEVPADALAEEAPIYHKPSKEAAYFAEFQAMKMETPKVEDYKETLFALLQQPTIASKEWVYDQYDYQVRTSTVVTPGSDAAVVRVRGTEKGLAMTTDCNSRYIYLDPEMGGKIAVAEAARNIVCSGGEPLAITDCLNFGNPEKPEIFWQIEKSVDGMSEACRRLQTPVIGGNVSMYNERSGEAVYPTPTVGMVGLVHDLKHVTTQEFKQAGDLVYVIGETKAEFGGSELQKMIHGKIFGQSPSIDLDVELKRQKQVLEAIQAGLVQSAHDVAEGGLAVAISESAIGANGLGATVQLVGEATAALFAESQSRFVVTVKRENKEAFEKAVEAIQVGEVTNTNEVTIHNEENEVLLTANVDEMRKAWKGAIPCLLK; translated from the coding sequence ATGTCGTTAATGCTTGAACCAAATCCAACACAAATTAAAGAAGAGCGCATATATGCGGAAATGGGGCTAACAGACGAAGAGTTTGCCATGGTTGAAAAGATTTTAGGCCGTCTGCCAAATTATACAGAAACAGGATTATTCTCTGTTATGTGGTCTGAACATTGTAGTTATAAAAATTCAAAACCAGTGCTTCGAAAATTCCCAACAACAGGTGAGCGTGTTCTGCAAGGGCCTGGGGAAGGTGCTGGAATTGTAGACATCGGTGATAATCAAGCGGTTGTATTTAAAATGGAAAGCCATAACCATCCTTCAGCTATTGAACCATATCAAGGAGCAGCAACAGGCGTGGGTGGTATTATCCGTGACGTATTCTCTATGGGAGCGCGTCCAGTAGCTCTATTAAACTCACTTCGATTTGGGGAATTACAATCACCACGTGTGAAGTATTTATTCGAAGAAGTAGTAGCAGGGATTGCAGGATATGGTAACTGTATCGGTATTCCGACTGTTGGCGGCGAAGTACAATTTGATCCATGTTATGAAGGAAATCCACTTGTAAATGCAATGTGCGTAGGCTTAATTAACCACGAAGACATTAAAAAAGGGCAGGCACACGGAGCTGGAAATACGGTAATGTACGTAGGAGCATCTACTGGTCGTGACGGTATTCACGGTGCAACATTTGCATCTGAAGAACTATCTGAAAGCTCGGAAGCGAAGCGTCCAGCAGTTCAAGTAGGGGATCCATTTATGGAGAAACTTCTTATTGAAGCTTGCTTAGAACTTATTCAGTCGGACGCACTTGTTGGAATTCAAGATATGGGAGCTGCCGGTTTAACTTCATCTTCTGCAGAAATGGCGAGTAAAGCAGGTATGGGTATTGAAATGTACTTAGATGATGTACCGCAGCGTGAAACAGGAATGACTCCATATGAAATGATGCTATCTGAATCACAAGAGCGTATGCTAATCGTTGTGAAAAAAGGTAGAGAACAAGAAATAGTAGATTTATTTGAGAAGTATGGCCTTGCAGCAGTTACGATGGGGAAAGTAACAGAAGATAAAATGCTTCGTTTATTCCATAAAGGTGAAAAGGTAGCGGAAGTGCCAGCAGATGCTTTAGCAGAAGAAGCACCAATTTATCATAAGCCATCAAAAGAAGCAGCATACTTTGCTGAATTCCAAGCAATGAAAATGGAAACGCCAAAAGTAGAAGATTATAAAGAAACGTTATTTGCTTTATTACAGCAACCAACCATTGCAAGTAAAGAGTGGGTTTATGATCAATATGATTATCAAGTACGCACAAGCACAGTTGTTACACCAGGTTCAGATGCAGCAGTTGTACGTGTACGCGGTACAGAAAAAGGATTAGCGATGACGACAGATTGTAACTCTCGCTATATTTACTTAGATCCAGAAATGGGCGGTAAAATTGCAGTAGCAGAGGCAGCTCGTAATATTGTATGTTCTGGCGGGGAGCCACTTGCAATTACAGATTGCTTAAACTTTGGTAACCCAGAAAAACCAGAGATCTTCTGGCAAATTGAGAAATCAGTAGATGGTATGAGTGAAGCTTGTCGTAGATTACAAACGCCAGTTATCGGCGGAAACGTATCGATGTATAACGAGCGTAGTGGGGAAGCGGTATATCCAACACCGACTGTTGGGATGGTCGGTCTTGTACATGACTTAAAACACGTAACAACACAAGAGTTTAAGCAAGCTGGCGATTTAGTTTATGTAATCGGTGAAACGAAAGCTGAGTTTGGTGGAAGTGAATTACAGAAAATGATTCACGGCAAGATTTTCGGCCAATCACCAAGCATCGATTTAGATGTAGAATTAAAACGCCAAAAACAAGTATTAGAAGCAATTCAAGCTGGCCTTGTTCAATCTGCGCATGACGTTGCTGAAGGTGGTTTAGCAGTTGCAATTTCTGAAAGTGCAATTGGTGCTAACGGCTTAGGTGCTACTGTGCAATTAGTTGGAGAAGCAACAGCCGCATTATTTGCTGAATCACAATCTCGCTTCGTTGTAACTGTCAAACGTGAAAATAAAGAAGCATTCGAGAAAGCGGTAGAAGCAATTCAAGTTGGAGAAGTGACAAATACAAATGAAGTAACAATTCATAATGAAGAGAATGAAGTATTGCTTACAGCAAATGTAGATGAGATGAGAAAGGCTTGGAAAGGGGCAATCCCATGCTTGCTGAAATAA
- the purF gene encoding amidophosphoribosyltransferase: protein MLAEIKGLNEECGVFGIWGHENAAQVSYYGLHSLQHRGQEGAGIVVNNGEKIVGHKGLGLISEVFSRGELEGLNGKSAIGHVRYATAGGSEVANVQPLLFRFSDHSMALAHNGNLINAKMLRRELEAEGSIFQTSSDTEVLLHLIKRSTKDSLIESVKEALNKVKGAFAYLLLTGNEMIVALDPNGFRPLSIGKMGDAYVVASETCAFDVVGATYIRDVEPGELLIINDEGIHVDRFTNEVDHAICSMEYIYFARPDSNIAGINVHAARKNMGKRLAAEAPIEADVVTGVPDSSISAAIGYAEATGIPYELGLIKNRYVGRTFIQPSQELREQGVKMKLSAVRGVVEGKRVVMIDDSIVRGTTSKRIVRMLREAGATEVHVRIASPPLKYPCFYGIDIQTRKELIAANHTVEEIREIIGADSLTFLSEDGLVDAIGRPYEGKYGGLCMAYFNGDYPTALYDYEQELLESMK, encoded by the coding sequence ATGCTTGCTGAAATAAAGGGGTTAAATGAAGAATGTGGTGTCTTTGGAATTTGGGGGCATGAAAATGCGGCACAAGTTTCATACTACGGATTGCACAGTTTACAGCACCGTGGGCAAGAAGGTGCAGGCATTGTCGTAAATAATGGGGAAAAAATCGTCGGTCACAAGGGGTTAGGTTTAATATCGGAAGTGTTTTCAAGAGGTGAGCTAGAAGGATTGAACGGAAAATCAGCAATCGGACACGTACGATACGCGACGGCTGGTGGAAGTGAAGTAGCTAACGTTCAGCCATTATTATTCCGTTTTTCTGATCATAGTATGGCATTAGCTCATAACGGAAATTTAATTAATGCAAAAATGCTTCGCCGCGAATTAGAGGCAGAGGGAAGTATTTTTCAAACGAGTTCAGATACAGAAGTACTTTTACATCTTATTAAGCGTAGTACGAAAGATTCTTTAATTGAAAGTGTAAAAGAGGCACTAAATAAAGTGAAAGGTGCGTTTGCATACCTTTTACTAACTGGAAATGAAATGATTGTTGCGCTAGATCCGAATGGGTTCCGTCCTCTTTCAATTGGGAAGATGGGTGATGCTTACGTTGTAGCATCAGAAACATGTGCTTTCGATGTAGTAGGTGCAACATACATTCGTGATGTAGAACCGGGTGAATTACTTATCATCAATGATGAAGGAATTCACGTAGATCGTTTTACAAATGAAGTAGATCATGCAATTTGTAGTATGGAGTACATTTACTTTGCACGTCCGGATTCTAATATTGCAGGTATTAACGTCCATGCAGCACGTAAAAACATGGGGAAACGTTTGGCGGCAGAAGCTCCTATTGAAGCTGATGTTGTTACTGGTGTGCCAGACTCTAGTATTTCAGCAGCAATTGGTTATGCGGAGGCGACAGGTATTCCGTATGAGTTAGGACTAATTAAAAATCGTTACGTTGGACGTACGTTTATTCAACCTTCTCAAGAACTGAGAGAGCAAGGGGTTAAGATGAAACTTTCAGCAGTAAGAGGTGTAGTTGAAGGAAAACGAGTTGTTATGATTGACGATTCTATCGTAAGAGGAACAACAAGTAAACGAATTGTTCGTATGCTTCGCGAGGCTGGAGCGACAGAAGTCCACGTAAGAATTGCGTCACCACCTCTGAAATATCCATGCTTCTATGGCATTGATATTCAAACGAGAAAAGAATTAATTGCAGCAAATCATACAGTAGAAGAAATTCGTGAAATAATCGGTGCAGATTCATTAACATTTTTAAGTGAAGATGGATTAGTAGATGCAATTGGACGTCCATATGAAGGAAAATATGGCGGTCTATGTATGGCTTACTTCAATGGAGACTATCCAACAGCACTTTATGATTATGAGCAAGAGCTTTTAGAAAGTATGAAATAA
- the purM gene encoding phosphoribosylformylglycinamidine cyclo-ligase: protein MANAYKQAGVDIEAGYEAVSRMKKHVQTTMRKEVLGGLGGFGGMFDLSKFALEEPVLVSGTDGVGTKLMLAFMADKHDTIGIDAVAMCVNDIVVQGAEPLFFLDYIACGKAEPSKIENIVKGISEGCRQAGCALIGGETAEMPGMYSTEEYDLAGFTVGIVDKKKIVTGEKIEAGQVLIGLASSGIHSNGYSLVRKVLLEDGELSLDRIYGRLELPLGEELLKPTKIYVKPILELLKKYEVYGMAHITGGGFIENIPRMLPEGIGAEIELGSWKIQPIFSLLQEVGKLEEKEMFNIFNMGIGMVVAVKEEVAKDIVRLLEEQGETAHIIGRTVQGAGVTFNGGTEL, encoded by the coding sequence ATGGCGAATGCATATAAGCAAGCGGGAGTAGATATTGAAGCTGGATATGAAGCGGTATCTCGCATGAAAAAACACGTACAAACAACTATGAGAAAAGAAGTACTAGGCGGTTTAGGCGGTTTTGGAGGTATGTTTGATCTATCAAAATTTGCATTAGAAGAACCTGTATTAGTATCTGGAACAGATGGTGTGGGAACGAAATTGATGCTCGCTTTTATGGCAGATAAACATGACACAATTGGTATTGATGCAGTAGCAATGTGTGTAAATGATATTGTTGTCCAAGGAGCAGAGCCACTTTTCTTCCTTGATTATATTGCTTGTGGTAAAGCTGAACCTAGTAAAATTGAAAACATCGTCAAAGGTATATCAGAGGGCTGTCGCCAAGCAGGTTGTGCACTAATTGGTGGAGAAACAGCTGAAATGCCAGGAATGTATTCTACAGAAGAGTATGATTTAGCTGGCTTTACAGTTGGAATTGTTGATAAAAAGAAAATTGTAACAGGTGAAAAGATTGAAGCTGGTCAAGTATTAATCGGCTTAGCATCTAGTGGTATTCATAGTAACGGTTATTCTTTAGTAAGAAAAGTATTGCTAGAAGATGGAGAACTATCTTTAGATCGTATTTATGGACGCTTAGAACTACCTCTTGGTGAAGAATTATTAAAACCAACGAAAATTTATGTCAAACCTATTTTAGAACTATTGAAGAAATATGAAGTATACGGTATGGCGCATATTACAGGTGGCGGATTCATTGAGAATATTCCACGTATGTTACCAGAAGGAATCGGTGCAGAAATTGAATTAGGGTCTTGGAAAATTCAACCGATCTTCAGTTTACTTCAAGAAGTTGGAAAACTAGAAGAGAAAGAAATGTTCAATATTTTTAACATGGGTATTGGTATGGTAGTAGCAGTGAAGGAAGAAGTAGCAAAAGATATTGTTCGTCTTCTTGAAGAGCAAGGAGAAACAGCTCATATTATTGGACGTACTGTACAAGGGGCTGGCGTTACCTTCAATGGGGGCACAGAACTATGA
- the purN gene encoding phosphoribosylglycinamide formyltransferase: MSRLAVFASGSGSNFQSLVNAVEEKRLDAEISLLVCDKPEARAVGRAHYHHIPCFAFSAKAYESKEVFETEILKKLEEYEIDYVILAGYMRLIGPTLLEAYGGKIINIHPSLLPSFPGKDAVGQALEAGVKITGVTIHYVDAGMDTGPIIAQEAVVVSEGDTRESLQKKIQQVEHKLYVNTVNQIVQSVKEPTVN; the protein is encoded by the coding sequence ATGAGTAGATTAGCAGTTTTTGCTTCTGGAAGCGGATCTAACTTTCAATCTCTCGTTAATGCAGTAGAGGAGAAAAGATTGGATGCAGAAATTAGTTTATTAGTATGTGATAAACCAGAAGCACGCGCTGTTGGTCGGGCGCATTATCATCATATTCCATGTTTCGCCTTTTCAGCGAAAGCATATGAGTCAAAAGAAGTGTTTGAAACAGAGATATTAAAGAAGCTAGAAGAATATGAAATTGATTATGTTATTTTAGCTGGATATATGCGTTTAATTGGGCCAACGTTACTAGAAGCATACGGTGGGAAGATTATTAATATTCATCCATCACTATTACCAAGTTTTCCAGGGAAAGATGCTGTTGGTCAAGCGTTAGAAGCAGGTGTGAAAATAACTGGAGTAACGATTCATTATGTAGATGCAGGTATGGATACAGGACCAATTATTGCGCAAGAAGCAGTAGTTGTTTCTGAAGGGGATACGAGAGAAAGCTTACAAAAGAAAATTCAACAAGTTGAACATAAATTATACGTAAATACAGTGAATCAAATTGTTCAATCTGTGAAAGAACCAACTGTTAACTAA
- the purH gene encoding bifunctional phosphoribosylaminoimidazolecarboxamide formyltransferase/IMP cyclohydrolase, translating to MKKRALVSVSDKTGVVEFVKGLLEQGIEVISTGGTRKLLEENGLQVIGISEVTGFPEIMDGRVKTLHPNIHGGLLAVRDNETHVAQMNELGMEPIDFVVVNLYPFKETIAKPDVTFADAIENIDIGGPTMIRSAAKNHKFVSVIVDPVDYDIVLAELKENGEVTDETKRKLAAKVFRHTAAYDALISNYLTEQMGEESPETLTVTFEKKQDLRYGENPHQKATFYKAPFAATSSVAYAEQLHGKELSYNNINDADAALSIVKEFTEPAVVAVKHMNPCGVGVGTDIHEAYTRAYEADPVSIFGGIIAANREIDKATAEKLHEIFLEIIIAPSFSKEALEVLQGKKNLRLLTVNIEKATSASKKLTSVQGGLLVQEEDTLSLDESTISIPTKREPSEQEWKDLKLAWKVVKHVKSNAIVLANDNMTVGVGAGQMNRVGSAKIAITQAGEKAQGSALASDAFFPMPDTLEEAAKAGITAIIQPGGSIRDEDSIKVADKYGITMVFTGVRHFKH from the coding sequence ATGAAAAAGCGTGCATTAGTAAGTGTTTCAGATAAAACAGGAGTAGTAGAATTTGTTAAAGGTTTACTAGAACAAGGGATCGAAGTTATATCAACAGGTGGTACGAGAAAATTACTAGAAGAGAACGGATTACAAGTAATTGGTATTTCTGAAGTAACAGGTTTCCCAGAGATTATGGATGGTCGTGTAAAAACCTTACACCCAAATATTCATGGTGGTCTATTAGCAGTTCGCGATAATGAAACGCATGTAGCGCAAATGAATGAATTAGGTATGGAGCCAATTGATTTTGTTGTCGTTAACTTATACCCATTCAAAGAAACAATCGCTAAGCCTGATGTAACATTTGCTGATGCAATTGAAAATATTGATATCGGTGGCCCAACAATGATTCGCTCTGCAGCGAAAAATCATAAGTTTGTTTCTGTAATTGTAGATCCAGTAGATTATGATATTGTATTAGCAGAACTGAAAGAGAACGGTGAAGTAACAGATGAAACGAAACGTAAATTAGCAGCGAAAGTATTCCGTCATACAGCAGCATATGATGCGCTAATTTCTAATTACTTAACAGAGCAAATGGGTGAAGAAAGTCCTGAAACATTAACTGTGACATTTGAGAAAAAACAAGACTTACGCTATGGAGAAAATCCACATCAAAAAGCGACTTTCTATAAAGCGCCATTCGCAGCAACTTCTTCTGTTGCATATGCGGAACAATTACATGGTAAAGAATTATCTTATAACAATATCAATGATGCAGACGCAGCGCTTAGTATCGTAAAAGAATTTACAGAGCCAGCAGTAGTAGCGGTAAAACATATGAATCCATGTGGTGTTGGAGTGGGTACTGATATTCATGAAGCATACACACGCGCTTATGAAGCGGATCCAGTATCAATCTTTGGAGGAATTATTGCAGCGAATCGTGAAATCGACAAAGCTACAGCTGAAAAGTTACATGAAATTTTCTTAGAAATTATTATTGCACCTTCTTTCTCAAAAGAAGCTTTAGAAGTGTTGCAAGGTAAGAAAAACTTACGTTTACTAACTGTAAATATTGAAAAAGCGACAAGTGCGAGCAAAAAACTAACTTCTGTACAAGGTGGTCTTCTTGTTCAAGAGGAAGATACGTTATCATTAGATGAAAGTACAATTTCAATTCCGACGAAACGTGAACCGTCAGAGCAAGAGTGGAAAGATTTAAAACTAGCTTGGAAAGTTGTAAAACATGTGAAATCAAACGCAATTGTTTTAGCGAATGATAACATGACAGTTGGTGTAGGTGCAGGACAGATGAACCGCGTAGGTTCTGCAAAAATCGCAATTACACAAGCTGGCGAAAAAGCACAAGGTAGCGCACTTGCATCTGATGCTTTCTTCCCAATGCCAGATACATTAGAAGAAGCAGCAAAAGCTGGTATTACAGCAATTATCCAACCGGGTGGATCAATTCGTGATGAGGATTCTATTAAAGTGGCAGATAAGTATGGGATTACGATGGTGTTCACTGGCGTACGTCATTTCAAACACTAA